From one Gammaproteobacteria bacterium genomic stretch:
- a CDS encoding thioredoxin domain-containing protein, with the protein MKKLRWFGLCLLVLLTGCIFDDGTYKVGMTVPSLRTKTLEDVGGDLTRITTYRYPDKRMYQHSLDEALLKEQVIVLVFATPGHCTQCDKHLQMLKAALDKFEDDVLFLHMDQYQNPEAFNAFKVIGDPWTFIIDTKQTVRVKRAGRMLLREVDVMVASLLKEGAAQETVSQQGDIQKSDSQKNTAG; encoded by the coding sequence ATGAAAAAACTGCGATGGTTTGGTCTGTGCCTGCTGGTTTTGCTGACCGGCTGCATTTTTGATGATGGCACCTACAAGGTAGGGATGACGGTACCGAGCCTGCGCACCAAAACGCTCGAAGATGTGGGCGGTGATTTAACGCGCATTACCACCTATCGCTATCCCGATAAGCGCATGTATCAGCATTCACTGGATGAGGCGCTGCTCAAGGAGCAGGTGATCGTGTTGGTTTTTGCAACACCTGGGCATTGCACGCAATGTGACAAGCACCTGCAGATGCTGAAGGCTGCGCTGGATAAATTTGAGGATGATGTGCTGTTTCTACATATGGATCAGTATCAAAATCCAGAGGCCTTTAATGCGTTTAAGGTGATCGGCGATCCGTGGACGTTTATCATTGATACCAAACAAACGGTGCGCGTGAAACGTGCGGGGCGCATGTTGCTGCGTGAGGTGGATGTGATGGTTGCCAGCTTGCTGAAGGAAGGCGCTGCGCAGGAAACCGTTTCGCAACAAGGCGATATACAGAAAAGCGATTCACAGAAAAATACGGCAGGTTAA